In one Dermatophagoides farinae isolate YC_2012a chromosome 4, ASM2471394v1, whole genome shotgun sequence genomic region, the following are encoded:
- the aph-1 gene encoding gamma-secretase subunit Aph-1, with translation MAYLEFFGYCLIAFGPSLAMFCLVIANDPIRIIIMISACFFWLVSLLLSSILWTIVVPLKEYLLFGVTFSILFQETFRYLFYQVLRKAETGLQKVAEVGRNGSNEIQPKLDTNRMQLSFVSGVGFGVMSGVFSLINILADATGPGTVGLDGGSTYFFLCASLTTLAFILLHICWTIILFKSCDSGNKPFILFVLISHLAASYITFLNPSKLYAISIPMQYLLLVITFLVTLKCADFRFDQFVRCRKTN, from the exons atggcttatttggaattttttggCTACTGTTTAATAGCTTTTGGACCTTCATTGGCAATGTTTTGTCTGGTGATAGCCAACGATCCAATtcgtattattatcatgatctcAGC ATGCTTCTTCTGGTTAGTATCGTTGCTGTTATCCTCCATTTTATGGACCATTGTGGTTCCACTCAAAGAATATCTATTATTTGGTGTCACTTTTTCCATACTGTTCCAAGAGACGTTCCGTTATCTTTTCTATCAAGTTCTAAG GAAGGCCGAAACAGGTTTACAGAAAGTGGCCGAAGTTGGTCGCAATGgatcgaatgaaattcaGCCCAAATTGGACACCAACCGTATGCAACTATCTTTCG TTTCCGGCGTTGGATTTGGCGTGATGAGCGGTGTGTTCTCTCTAATCAATATCCTGGCCGATGCTACTGGTCCCGGAACTGTTGGTCTTGATGGTGGATccacttatttttttctgtgtgctTCGCTGACAACATTGGCATTCATACTGCTGCACATTTGTTGGACAATCATTCTGTTCAAATCCTGTGATAGCGGCAATAAGcctttcattttattcgtgCTCATCTCACATCTGGCTGCCTCTTATATC ACATTTTTGAATCCTTCGAAGCTATACGCTATATCCATTCCAATGCAATATCTGCTACTGGTGATCACATTTTTGGTGACGCTTAAATGTGCTGATTTTCGTTTCGATCAATTTGTTCGTTGCCGAAAAACGAATTGA
- the Got1 gene encoding glutamate oxaloacetate transaminase 1 isoform X2 — MSCFSCVESAPPVAIFALSKAYREDPHPKKVDLGIGAYRTNEAKPWVLPVVRKAEEAISKDETLNHEYLGQLGMESFTQLATRMLLGEDSPAVQEQRAFGVQSLSGTGALRIGSEFLRKCVGFKTVYVSKPSWPNHHLVLKNAGFTDVRTFRYWDGKNRCLDFDGMLEDLAQAPKDSVIILHVCAHNPTGVDPTIEQWEKIANVIEKKHLFPFFDCAYQGFASGDLVKDSYSVRYFVSRGFEFLCAQSFAKNFGLYCQRIGNLTFVAKNADVLTNVKAQMALIVRGNYSNPPAHGARIVSHVLSDSQLNQEWHDCIKLMSGRIIQMRKALRDKLEELKTPGDWSHITSQIGMFSYTGLTPNHVRHLVDDYHIYLPNDGRISICGLNTNNVEYVAQAFNDVVSKYPDNE; from the exons ATGTCATGTTTTAGTTGCGTTGAGAGTGCACCACCCGTTGCTATATTTGCATTGTCCAAGGCGTATCGTGAAGATCCACATCCGAAAAAAGTGGATCTTGGAATTGGAG CGTATCGAACAAACGAAGCAAAACCATGGGTATTACCTGTTGTTCGTAAAGCAGAGGAAGCCATTTCTAAGGACGAAACCTTGAATCATGAATACTTGGGTCAATTGGGTATGGAGTCGTTTACTCAACTAGCAACGCGTATGTTGTTGGGTGAGGACAGTCCAGCGGTACAGGAACAACGGGCTTTTGGTGTGCAATCGCTTTCTGGAACGGGTGCATTAAGAATTGGATCGGAGTTCCTGCGAAAATGTGTTGGTTTCAAAACAGTTTACGTTTCGAAACCATCGTGGC cgaatcatcatttggtgcTCAAAAATGCTGGTTTTACGGATGTTCGTACGTTTCGTTACTGGGATGGCAAGAATCGTTGTCTTGATTTTGATGGCATGTTAGAGGATCTGGCCCAAGCACCTAAAGATTCTGTGATTATATTGCATGTCTGTGCTCATAATCCTACTGGTGTCGATCCAACTATCGAACAATGGGAGAAGATAGCCAATGTGATTGAAAAGAAAcatttgtttccatttttcgATTGTGCCTATCAAGGTTTTGCATCTGGAGATCTAGTCAAGGATAGCTATTCGGTCCGTTACTTTGTATCACGTGGATTCGAATTTCTTTGCGCTCAATCGTTTGCCAAGAATTTTGGCCTTTACTGTCAACGTATCGGCAATCTGACATTTGTCGCAAAAAACGCCGACGTTTTAACCAACGTTAAGGCCCAGATGGCTCTAATTGTTCGTGGAAATTACTCAAATCCTCCGGCTCATGGTGCTCGAATTGTGTCACACGTATTGAGCGATAGTCAACTAAACCAGGAATGGCATGATTGTATCAAACTAATGTCCGGTCGAATCATCCAGATGCGTAAGGCTTTACGTGATAAACTTGAAGAACTAAAAACACCAGGCGATTGGTCACACATTACATCACAGATTGGTATGTTCTCATACACTGGCCTAACTCCCAACCACGTTCGACatcttgttgatgattatcatatttACCTTCCCAATGATGGACGTATCAGTATCTGTGGTCTCAATACGAATAACGTTGAATACGTAGCACAAGCTTTTAACGATGTAGTATCAAAATATCCagacaatgaatga
- the lqfR gene encoding clathrin interactor lqfR, translated as MNVMWKVRDLYDKATNIIMNYTEVEAKVREATNDEAWGPTGRQMQEIAQHTFTYEYYPEVMNMLWKRMLQDNMYNWRRTYKSLQLLNYLVINGSERVVTSAREHIYDLRRLENYTFIDDFGKDQGINVRQRAKLLIELIQDDEKVRQERKKAKQYKDKFVGVSNQSSYSDRDRDSWSDYSPRKSDKPYDGAFKDEIEQQPKRYDDIQDNNEYSQPSSSPSKAKAASTAENNSGSNQQQQPAKQRTTRNVKKIDLGAAALYAQEHANSKPAESNANDSDLLSVVPTSNSQTKTADLLGDLFGGLTVTSTLSESATGEEFADFSQFVGPTIPRSEPTPIVNKLAINNNSSTEDFADFQSAFDSITSKAVQPILSSNVVDLMTETSSNKPSDSAAFAAMNPFLANTLTEPTKPLFDTMSLLTPVAANNHLQSTAQQTAIKSEDTSSCSSSSHKIGETWSGLNTNINFDNILDLKNSKPAVLTINQLAQANNQHMAKVTAANAQTPPGQFGFGLNNSLSPVSSSSTPMSPVADNHRTDWSGQNSLI; from the exons ATGAATGTCATGTGGAAAGTTCGTGACCTTTACGACAAAGC gacaaacatcatcatgaactACACTGAAGTCGAG GCCAAAGTTCGTGAGGCAACTAACGATGAAGCATGGGGTCCAACCGGTCGTCAGATGCAAGAGATAGCTCAGCATACGTTCACCTATGAATATTATCCGGAAGTGATGAATATGCTTTGGAAACGGATGCTACAGGACAACATGTATAATTGGCGACGAACCTATAAATCATTACAATTGCTTAATTATTTGGTTATCAATGGCTCTGAACGTGTTGTTACATCGGCTCGCGAACACATCTATGATCTTCGTCGTCTTGAAAACTACAcctttattgatgattttggcaAAGATCAAGGTATTAACGTTCGACAACGAGCCAAATTGctcattgaattgattcagGATGATGAGAAAGTTCGCCAGGAACGAAAAAAAGCTAAACAATACAAGGATAAATTTGTGGGCGTATCAAACCAATCTTCCTATTCGGACAG GGATCGTGATTCTTGGTCCGATTATTCACCAAGAAAAAGTGATAAACCCTATGATGGAGCATTCAAAGACGAAATCGAACAGCAACCAAAACGGTATGACGATATCCAAgacaataatgaatatagCCAACCATCATCGTCGCCATCAAAAGCAAAAGCAGCTTCTACAGCCGAGAATAACAGTGGCAGcaatcaacagcagcaaccaGCCAAACAACGGACTACTCGAAACgtcaaaaaaatcgatcttGGAGCTGCAGCTCTTTATGCCCAGGAACACGCCAACAGCAAACCAGCTGAATCTAATGCGAATGATTCTGATCTATTATCGGTTGTTCCAACAAGCAATAGCCAAACGAAGACTGCCGATCTTCTGGGTGACCTATTTGGTGGCCTTACTGTCACTTCGACTTTGTCTGAATCAGCAACAGGCGAAGAATTTGCCGATTTCTCACAGTTTGTTGGGCCCACAATTCCTAGAAGCGAACCAACTCCCATTGTCAATAAGCTagcaataaacaacaacagcagtaCTGAAGATTTTGCCGATTTCCAAAGTGCATTCGATTCGATCACATCGAAAGCTGTGCAACCTATTCTCAGTTCGAATGTGGTCGATTTGATGACCGAAACAAGTTCCAATAAACCTAGTGACTCAGCCGCCTTTGCAGCTATGAATCCGTTTCTAGCTAATACATTGACGGAACCAACGAAGCCTTTGTTTGATACAATGTCATTGTTGACGCCCGTTGCGGCCAACAATCATTTACAATCCACTGCACAACAGACAGCTATCAAATCAGAAGATACTTCATCATGCTCATCGTCTTCACATAAAATCG GTGAAACGTGGAGTGGGCTCAATACCAACATAAACTTTGACAACATACTTGATCTAAAGAACTCTAAGCCAGCCGTTCTTACCATCAATCAGTTAGCACAGGCAAACAATCAACATATGGCAAAGGTTACGGCTGCCAATGCTCAAACACCTCCTGGACAATTTGGTTTTGGTCTCAACAATTCTCTTA GTCCTGTAAGCAGTTCATCAACACCAATGTCACCCGTAGCTGACAATCATAGGACCGATTGGTCTGGTCAGAATAGCCTCATCTAG
- the Got1 gene encoding glutamate oxaloacetate transaminase 1 isoform X1, with product MSCFSCVESAPPVAIFALSKAYREDPHPKKVDLGIGAYRTNEAKPWVLPVVRKAEEAISKDETLNHEYLGQLGMESFTQLATRMLLGEDSPAVQEQRAFGVQSLSGTGALRIGSEFLRKCVGFKTVYVSKPSWLCLRSANHHLVLKNAGFTDVRTFRYWDGKNRCLDFDGMLEDLAQAPKDSVIILHVCAHNPTGVDPTIEQWEKIANVIEKKHLFPFFDCAYQGFASGDLVKDSYSVRYFVSRGFEFLCAQSFAKNFGLYCQRIGNLTFVAKNADVLTNVKAQMALIVRGNYSNPPAHGARIVSHVLSDSQLNQEWHDCIKLMSGRIIQMRKALRDKLEELKTPGDWSHITSQIGMFSYTGLTPNHVRHLVDDYHIYLPNDGRISICGLNTNNVEYVAQAFNDVVSKYPDNE from the exons ATGTCATGTTTTAGTTGCGTTGAGAGTGCACCACCCGTTGCTATATTTGCATTGTCCAAGGCGTATCGTGAAGATCCACATCCGAAAAAAGTGGATCTTGGAATTGGAG CGTATCGAACAAACGAAGCAAAACCATGGGTATTACCTGTTGTTCGTAAAGCAGAGGAAGCCATTTCTAAGGACGAAACCTTGAATCATGAATACTTGGGTCAATTGGGTATGGAGTCGTTTACTCAACTAGCAACGCGTATGTTGTTGGGTGAGGACAGTCCAGCGGTACAGGAACAACGGGCTTTTGGTGTGCAATCGCTTTCTGGAACGGGTGCATTAAGAATTGGATCGGAGTTCCTGCGAAAATGTGTTGGTTTCAAAACAGTTTACGTTTCGAAACCATCGTGGC TTTGTTTACGCTCAgcgaatcatcatttggtgcTCAAAAATGCTGGTTTTACGGATGTTCGTACGTTTCGTTACTGGGATGGCAAGAATCGTTGTCTTGATTTTGATGGCATGTTAGAGGATCTGGCCCAAGCACCTAAAGATTCTGTGATTATATTGCATGTCTGTGCTCATAATCCTACTGGTGTCGATCCAACTATCGAACAATGGGAGAAGATAGCCAATGTGATTGAAAAGAAAcatttgtttccatttttcgATTGTGCCTATCAAGGTTTTGCATCTGGAGATCTAGTCAAGGATAGCTATTCGGTCCGTTACTTTGTATCACGTGGATTCGAATTTCTTTGCGCTCAATCGTTTGCCAAGAATTTTGGCCTTTACTGTCAACGTATCGGCAATCTGACATTTGTCGCAAAAAACGCCGACGTTTTAACCAACGTTAAGGCCCAGATGGCTCTAATTGTTCGTGGAAATTACTCAAATCCTCCGGCTCATGGTGCTCGAATTGTGTCACACGTATTGAGCGATAGTCAACTAAACCAGGAATGGCATGATTGTATCAAACTAATGTCCGGTCGAATCATCCAGATGCGTAAGGCTTTACGTGATAAACTTGAAGAACTAAAAACACCAGGCGATTGGTCACACATTACATCACAGATTGGTATGTTCTCATACACTGGCCTAACTCCCAACCACGTTCGACatcttgttgatgattatcatatttACCTTCCCAATGATGGACGTATCAGTATCTGTGGTCTCAATACGAATAACGTTGAATACGTAGCACAAGCTTTTAACGATGTAGTATCAAAATATCCagacaatgaatga